The following coding sequences are from one Shewanella violacea DSS12 window:
- a CDS encoding DUF3192 domain-containing protein, which produces MKTNLIGLAFIGVTSLSLSGCVLNIGDGESGWHGQEGWEETQDLNRVSLASLSLGMTREQVTVLMGRADFNEAYIEKDKEVHVLFYRTQRIKGDGKTTKDECTPVVISNNAVIGWGNMAYKNISF; this is translated from the coding sequence GTGAAAACAAATTTAATTGGTTTGGCATTTATTGGAGTCACAAGTTTAAGCTTATCTGGCTGCGTACTCAATATTGGTGACGGCGAATCTGGGTGGCATGGTCAAGAAGGTTGGGAAGAAACTCAAGATTTAAACCGTGTGAGTCTGGCTAGTTTGAGTCTGGGTATGACAAGAGAACAAGTGACTGTTTTGATGGGCAGAGCCGATTTTAATGAAGCTTATATTGAGAAAGACAAAGAGGTTCATGTGCTTTTTTATCGTACACAGCGTATCAAGGGCGATGGAAAAACCACAAAAGATGAATGTACTCCTGTGGTTATTAGCAATAATGCCGTTATAGGCTGGGGCAATATGGCCTACAAAAATATCTCATTCTAA
- a CDS encoding DUF2789 domain-containing protein, translated as MDTTPQDLSHLFDQLGLDNSEQSIATFIANHTVPANVLLCQADFWNDSQKSFLKESIEEDAQWSELIDHLDTQLR; from the coding sequence ATGGACACTACACCTCAAGATCTTAGTCATCTTTTTGATCAGCTAGGATTAGATAATAGCGAACAGAGTATCGCCACATTTATTGCGAACCATACGGTACCGGCAAACGTTCTGCTCTGTCAGGCTGATTTTTGGAATGATTCCCAGAAGAGTTTTTTAAAAGAATCAATTGAAGAGGATGCCCAATGGTCTGAGTTAATCGATCATTTAGACACCCAACTTAGGTAG
- a CDS encoding GNAT family N-acetyltransferase: MATDNQILESYRAVYLTAEDLRVAASILYNAYHDDPFFIESFHSGDLAMYEQKLRGAIREELNELWQQEQTLIGLFEGERMLGVACIVSQLLPLGESRYWHWRLKMLISTGWQSTQALIKKETCLLEHLPSPNCGILQFIAVSPIEQKKGLGSQLVQAVLSWCDEQPEMDGVGVFASEHKHVHLFSQHGFSVLETLFIGKVEGELLFYRGQDNK, translated from the coding sequence ATGGCAACAGATAATCAAATATTAGAAAGCTATCGAGCGGTATACCTGACAGCTGAAGATCTTCGAGTGGCGGCTTCGATTCTTTACAACGCGTATCACGACGACCCTTTTTTTATTGAATCGTTCCACTCTGGTGATCTTGCCATGTATGAGCAAAAGCTTAGAGGGGCTATCAGAGAGGAGTTAAATGAATTATGGCAACAAGAGCAGACGTTAATTGGCTTATTTGAGGGGGAGCGAATGCTTGGGGTTGCCTGCATTGTGTCTCAGCTACTGCCTCTTGGGGAGTCACGGTATTGGCATTGGCGGCTAAAGATGCTTATCAGTACTGGTTGGCAATCGACACAAGCCTTGATAAAAAAAGAAACCTGTTTATTAGAGCACTTGCCTAGTCCGAATTGTGGCATTTTGCAATTTATTGCTGTGTCGCCCATAGAACAGAAAAAAGGCTTGGGTAGTCAGTTAGTACAAGCGGTTTTGAGTTGGTGTGATGAACAGCCAGAAATGGATGGTGTTGGTGTTTTTGCCAGTGAGCATAAACATGTTCACTTATTCAGCCAACATGGTTTCTCTGTTCTAGAGACTCTCTTTATTGGTAAAGTTGAGGGGGAGTTACTGTTTTATCGTGGGCAAGATAATAAGTAA
- a CDS encoding DUF3301 domain-containing protein — translation MMTDFLLIVALVVVAAFFWQLRQMAEISRLFAQRECHKQKVQLLAIAMESARPSLGGSSGLTWKAKYILEFSTDGINQYQAQIWMHGKKVQKVQWPIFPEPEWLDAPESRGSVGGSCGSRGSCNTGKCK, via the coding sequence ATGATGACAGATTTTTTACTTATCGTTGCGCTCGTTGTCGTTGCTGCATTTTTTTGGCAATTAAGACAGATGGCGGAAATCAGTCGTCTATTTGCCCAAAGAGAATGCCATAAACAAAAAGTACAGCTACTTGCCATTGCTATGGAGTCGGCTAGGCCCAGTCTAGGTGGCAGTAGCGGACTCACATGGAAGGCTAAATATATCCTGGAGTTTAGTACCGATGGTATCAATCAGTACCAAGCTCAAATATGGATGCATGGTAAAAAGGTGCAGAAGGTTCAGTGGCCCATTTTCCCAGAACCTGAATGGCTCGATGCTCCAGAATCTCGTGGGTCGGTAGGCGGAAGCTGTGGCTCTCGAGGCAGCTGTAATACAGGTAAGTGTAAATAG
- a CDS encoding DUF3549 family protein: MTEITTLSQFLSTANTQFQVYDMGRRVQSIDMLAFNQFENLASPYPYPIQGHAQFAIVFWDASQQHYIWFLKLPLDERGLLSPAPRTQFIKMIVEALGRDPTKDLTEAEQQKLANHPFAFTPSAEKLAVFNALVRKQLNGKASAQYEYAYQYLSGQVAADKWQQVGLQGIADISVRANELDHQEQLINSFDHSSIEVQIALCQCLEHLTLNKSLADRVFEQLLNTDKQNKLYFLRALASNQELTQQAISHIQEQGILDAEALITIAARNWTVLKHDHTRTIFLEALAGQEQHFFNQIFADIVAIPSLRTQILAELRNPNRSPRLASAIGGLFKVIKS, encoded by the coding sequence ATGACAGAAATCACCACCCTTAGCCAGTTTTTATCGACAGCAAATACTCAGTTTCAAGTCTATGATATGGGCAGAAGAGTGCAGAGCATAGATATGCTGGCATTTAACCAATTCGAGAACCTGGCATCTCCTTATCCCTACCCAATTCAGGGACATGCTCAGTTTGCAATCGTATTTTGGGATGCGAGCCAGCAACATTATATCTGGTTTCTAAAATTACCATTAGATGAACGCGGATTACTTTCCCCCGCACCCAGAACCCAATTCATCAAGATGATAGTAGAAGCTTTAGGCCGAGATCCAACTAAAGACTTAACCGAAGCTGAGCAACAGAAACTCGCCAATCATCCTTTCGCTTTTACACCATCGGCAGAAAAACTAGCAGTGTTTAATGCCCTAGTGAGAAAGCAGCTCAATGGTAAAGCCTCTGCTCAATACGAGTATGCGTATCAATATCTCTCCGGACAAGTCGCTGCCGATAAGTGGCAACAAGTCGGTCTACAAGGGATTGCCGATATCAGTGTGAGAGCTAACGAGCTCGATCATCAAGAGCAACTTATTAATAGCTTTGACCACAGCTCGATTGAAGTTCAAATTGCCTTATGCCAATGTTTAGAGCATCTCACTCTCAACAAGAGCCTTGCCGACAGAGTTTTTGAACAACTTCTAAATACCGATAAGCAGAATAAGCTCTATTTTTTACGTGCATTAGCATCGAATCAAGAATTAACCCAGCAAGCAATTTCACATATCCAGGAGCAAGGTATACTCGATGCAGAAGCCTTGATCACCATAGCGGCTAGAAATTGGACTGTACTCAAACATGATCACACCCGCACTATTTTCTTAGAAGCTCTGGCGGGTCAAGAGCAACATTTCTTCAATCAAATTTTTGCCGATATTGTTGCGATACCAAGTTTGCGAACACAGATCCTCGCTGAACTACGTAATCCAAATAGAAGCCCACGATTAGCATCGGCTATCGGTGGATTATTTAAGGTCATAAAATCATGA
- a CDS encoding YqcC family protein has translation MLYLKTTQKLEELEAELKRRSLWSPQAPSVEAMADTSPFSCESMAFENWVQFIFLPKMRALIADRQVLPSNIAVAPMAHHVWNDIKERHTLINIFDELDKLLSEAR, from the coding sequence GTGTTGTATTTAAAAACGACCCAGAAGCTAGAAGAGTTAGAAGCAGAATTAAAACGCCGTTCTTTATGGAGCCCACAAGCACCCTCAGTAGAAGCCATGGCCGATACCTCTCCTTTTAGCTGTGAGTCCATGGCTTTTGAAAACTGGGTGCAGTTTATTTTTCTTCCTAAAATGCGTGCTTTGATTGCCGATAGGCAAGTGTTACCCAGCAATATCGCCGTTGCGCCTATGGCACATCATGTATGGAATGATATAAAAGAGCGGCACACATTAATAAACATTTTTGATGAATTGGATAAACTCCTCAGTGAAGCAAGATAA
- the truC gene encoding tRNA pseudouridine(65) synthase TruC: protein MTQCKLTDDNLVGEETIEETPPEIEILFEDDDIVAIHKPAGLLVHRSYLARRERFFAMQLTRDKVGCHVFPVHRLDRPTSGVLLFAKSCEMANALCVQFADKTIEKHYLAIVRGNMHEAATLDYPLKVELDDLGDKDVNQDKPAQDAVTSYQPLLNTEIPFTSGRYASSRYALVKLSPHTGRKHQLRRHMAHLRHPILGDTTHGDGKQNKFFREHFSVNRLWLIAKQLTFNHPRTGERMIIETELEQQWFDLFKGLGWDEEALGSGTSYLLA, encoded by the coding sequence ATGACTCAGTGTAAACTCACAGACGATAATCTGGTTGGCGAAGAGACGATTGAAGAGACGCCTCCTGAGATTGAAATTTTATTTGAAGATGATGACATAGTTGCGATTCATAAACCTGCGGGCTTACTCGTTCACAGGTCCTACTTGGCGCGTAGAGAACGTTTTTTTGCGATGCAATTAACCCGAGATAAAGTCGGTTGCCATGTGTTTCCAGTTCACCGACTCGATAGGCCAACCTCTGGAGTATTGCTATTTGCTAAGAGCTGTGAAATGGCAAATGCGTTATGCGTGCAATTTGCAGATAAGACCATTGAAAAGCATTATCTCGCTATCGTACGGGGCAATATGCACGAAGCGGCTACCTTAGATTATCCATTGAAGGTAGAGCTCGATGATTTGGGTGATAAAGATGTAAATCAGGATAAACCGGCTCAAGATGCAGTGACCAGTTACCAACCATTGCTAAATACAGAGATCCCTTTTACTTCGGGTCGTTATGCTTCCAGTCGTTATGCTCTGGTAAAGCTAAGTCCTCATACTGGGCGTAAGCATCAGTTGAGACGTCATATGGCGCATCTTAGACACCCAATACTAGGTGATACAACACACGGTGATGGTAAGCAGAATAAGTTTTTCAGGGAGCATTTTTCGGTAAACAGGCTTTGGCTTATTGCCAAGCAACTCACTTTCAATCACCCCAGAACGGGAGAGCGTATGATTATTGAAACTGAGTTAGAGCAGCAATGGTTCGACCTATTCAAGGGTTTAGGTTGGGACGAAGAGGCCTTGGGATCAGGCACTTCATATTTGTTAGCTTAG
- a CDS encoding flavodoxin, with protein MKKVNLVFGTVYGNAQFVAETLFGVLKGEGRQVSLLMHDQLDSFVPPQDELLLVICSTTGQGDVPEDIQPWFEHLKTTAPYMPELKYGVIALGDSSYDTFCGAGVKFDELLTECGAKRIGEVLKIDACETMEPEVEAKAWLQGWNALIDTEILA; from the coding sequence ATGAAAAAAGTGAATTTGGTTTTTGGGACCGTCTATGGAAACGCGCAGTTTGTTGCCGAGACCCTCTTTGGAGTACTTAAGGGAGAGGGGAGGCAAGTGTCGCTTTTGATGCATGATCAACTAGACAGTTTTGTTCCTCCACAAGATGAGCTGTTATTAGTGATTTGTTCCACCACGGGTCAAGGTGACGTGCCGGAAGATATACAGCCCTGGTTTGAACATTTGAAAACAACAGCGCCCTATATGCCTGAATTGAAATATGGGGTGATAGCCTTAGGCGATTCCAGTTATGATACTTTTTGTGGCGCTGGGGTTAAGTTTGATGAACTGCTTACAGAATGTGGCGCTAAACGCATAGGTGAAGTGTTGAAAATCGATGCATGTGAAACAATGGAACCTGAAGTTGAAGCCAAGGCATGGCTGCAAGGTTGGAACGCATTAATAGATACGGAAATCCTTGCCTAA
- the purU gene encoding formyltetrahydrofolate deformylase, translating to MERKVLITDCADAQGLIAKITGVCFKHQLNIVKNSEFVDNAQGRFFMRTELEGVFDDSLILSDLNQVLPHSSHVKLVSLGKKRIVIMVTKEAHCLGDILMKAYYGGLDVEIAGIIGNYETLKPLADKFNIPFHFIPHQDITRLDHEAIINDLIEKYAPDYVVLAKFMRILTPEFVERYPNRIINIHHSFLPAFIGASPYRQAWERGVKIIGATAHFVNNCLDEGPIIKQDVIPVDHSFSAEDLAKNGRDVEKSVLSKALQLVLHEEVIVYGNKTVVF from the coding sequence ATGGAAAGAAAAGTCTTGATAACGGATTGTGCCGATGCGCAGGGCCTCATTGCTAAGATAACTGGGGTTTGCTTTAAGCATCAACTCAATATCGTTAAAAATAGTGAGTTTGTCGACAATGCTCAGGGACGCTTCTTTATGCGGACTGAGCTTGAAGGCGTGTTTGATGACTCACTGATCTTATCTGACTTGAATCAAGTCCTGCCTCATTCGAGCCATGTTAAACTGGTGAGTTTAGGTAAGAAGCGTATTGTGATCATGGTGACTAAAGAGGCCCATTGTCTCGGTGATATTTTAATGAAGGCTTACTATGGTGGGCTCGATGTTGAAATAGCTGGGATAATTGGAAATTATGAGACTCTCAAACCTCTAGCCGATAAGTTTAATATTCCATTTCATTTTATTCCCCATCAAGATATCACCCGCCTAGATCATGAGGCTATTATCAATGACCTGATTGAAAAATATGCTCCTGATTATGTTGTGCTGGCTAAGTTTATGCGGATTTTAACCCCGGAGTTTGTTGAGAGGTATCCTAATCGCATCATCAATATTCATCATTCGTTTCTGCCAGCGTTTATTGGTGCTTCACCCTATCGTCAAGCTTGGGAGAGAGGGGTGAAAATCATTGGTGCAACGGCGCATTTTGTGAATAACTGTTTAGATGAAGGCCCCATCATCAAACAAGATGTTATACCTGTTGATCATAGTTTTAGTGCCGAAGACTTAGCTAAGAACGGACGCGATGTAGAGAAGAGTGTATTGAGTAAGGCACTGCAGCTGGTATTACATGAAGAAGTTATCGTGTATGGAAATAAAACAGTGGTATTTTAA
- a CDS encoding DUF3718 domain-containing protein gives MKKVMTLTVLIFTSLAFNATAAMDPNIEQTLIKVCKTAMSDNIYKFNKTMMENKINKRRIFPRLVCNGESFHEFAISNGANRIAKKIAPFVKGETSITDLVMNNTSPKVLPVTF, from the coding sequence ATGAAAAAAGTAATGACACTGACGGTATTGATATTTACTTCACTTGCATTCAATGCAACTGCCGCAATGGATCCAAATATAGAACAGACGCTTATAAAGGTCTGCAAGACAGCAATGTCAGATAATATATATAAATTCAATAAAACCATGATGGAAAATAAAATCAACAAACGCAGAATATTTCCAAGGTTAGTCTGCAATGGCGAAAGTTTTCATGAGTTTGCCATTTCCAATGGCGCTAATCGTATCGCAAAAAAAATAGCCCCTTTTGTTAAAGGAGAAACATCAATAACAGATTTAGTAATGAATAACACAAGCCCTAAAGTATTACCCGTGACTTTTTAA
- a CDS encoding DUF3718 domain-containing protein: MKKLLVIAVFALSPMAFSVSAAMSTHMENTLVAVCKAGASNSLYKFRDTMKSYRINKQRIFPRLVCNGESFHQFALSHGADKTAGKISPYIRGTVTIKDIAMTYSSDEIMAVNY, from the coding sequence ATGAAAAAACTACTCGTTATCGCAGTATTTGCACTGTCTCCAATGGCATTTTCTGTTTCGGCTGCCATGTCGACTCATATGGAAAACACTCTTGTGGCCGTATGTAAAGCCGGCGCCAGCAATAGCCTCTATAAATTTAGAGATACTATGAAGAGCTACCGAATTAACAAGCAAAGAATTTTTCCACGTTTAGTCTGTAATGGTGAAAGCTTCCATCAATTTGCTTTGAGCCATGGGGCAGATAAAACCGCAGGTAAGATCTCCCCCTATATTAGAGGCACAGTGACAATTAAAGATATTGCAATGACCTATAGTTCGGATGAAATAATGGCGGTTAACTATTAA